In Armatimonadota bacterium, a genomic segment contains:
- a CDS encoding ABC transporter permease, translating into MSTRVTALPQLPAAERSRTYGSIVRAQLARNRGAMAGLTLLAVAGGVALGAPWLAPYDPTFQDLLQPLQPPSREHPFGTDEVGRDVLSRVIYGSRLSLSVGLISVGIGGTAGVTLGLVSGFYGGWLDDVILRIMDLMLAFPGILLALAIVAVLGPGLYNVMLAVGIAATPSFTRVTRGQTLAIRAMDYVTGARAIGCTPGRIIWRYILPNVLPSVIVLATLGLASAILAASGLSFLGLGAQPPTPEWGAMLSFGRAYLRQAWWITTFPGLAIMVTVLGMNLLGDGLRDALDPKVPRS; encoded by the coding sequence ATGAGCACCCGAGTGACCGCGTTGCCCCAGCTGCCGGCAGCCGAACGGTCTCGCACCTATGGCTCCATCGTTCGGGCACAGCTGGCCCGCAACCGCGGGGCGATGGCCGGGCTGACGCTGCTGGCCGTTGCCGGGGGTGTGGCGCTGGGGGCTCCATGGCTCGCCCCCTACGACCCGACGTTCCAGGACCTCCTCCAGCCCCTCCAGCCGCCCTCCCGGGAGCATCCCTTCGGGACCGATGAGGTGGGACGGGACGTCCTCAGCCGGGTGATCTACGGTTCCCGCCTCTCGCTCAGCGTCGGTCTCATCTCCGTCGGTATTGGCGGGACGGCGGGGGTGACCCTCGGCCTGGTCAGCGGCTTCTACGGGGGATGGCTGGACGACGTCATCCTCCGGATCATGGACCTCATGCTGGCGTTTCCGGGCATCCTGCTCGCGCTGGCCATCGTGGCCGTGCTGGGGCCCGGGCTGTACAACGTCATGCTGGCGGTAGGCATTGCCGCGACGCCGTCCTTCACCCGCGTGACACGGGGCCAGACCCTGGCGATCCGCGCCATGGACTATGTGACGGGCGCCCGGGCGATCGGCTGCACGCCCGGCCGGATCATCTGGCGGTACATACTGCCCAACGTCCTGCCGTCCGTCATCGTCCTGGCCACCCTGGGCCTGGCCTCCGCGATCCTGGCCGCGTCGGGCCTGTCCTTTCTCGGGCTGGGCGCTCAGCCCCCGACGCCGGAGTGGGGCGCGATGCTGTCGTTCGGGCGGGCCTACCTGCGCCAGGCCTGGTGGATCACCACCTTTCCCGGACTGGCCATCATGGTCACGGTGCTCGGGATGAACCTGCTCGGGGACGGGTTGCGGGACGCGCTCGACCCAAAGGTGCCGCGGAGCTGA
- a CDS encoding ROK family protein yields MAARAALAVDIGGTRTRVGVVGGDGRVLAHRTLPTPTGGPDAVVAAVAGAAAHVLAEAAVTREALVGVAAGAPGPLDPRSGVVFEPPNLVGWRDVPLRALLEERLGLPAAVENDANAAALGEAWVGAGRGVTDLVYITVSTGVGGGLILGGELYSGVSGTAGEVGHMTVALDGPPCFCGQPGHLEGLASGRAIARAAREALARGEATSLRELPPEELSARTVAEAARAGDPVARAIYERAGTALGAAVASLVNLLNPPLIILGGGVMQAGDLIMAPLWRAARERAFARPLEAVRLVPAALGEEAGLVGAAAVAFRRLPPPLPGG; encoded by the coding sequence ATGGCAGCCCGGGCGGCGCTGGCGGTGGACATCGGGGGCACCCGGACCCGGGTCGGGGTGGTCGGTGGCGACGGGCGCGTCCTGGCCCACCGCACACTCCCCACCCCCACCGGCGGACCGGACGCGGTGGTGGCCGCGGTGGCCGGGGCGGCCGCCCACGTCCTGGCGGAGGCGGCCGTCACCCGGGAGGCGCTGGTGGGTGTCGCCGCCGGGGCGCCCGGCCCCCTCGACCCGCGCAGCGGGGTCGTCTTCGAGCCGCCCAACCTGGTGGGGTGGCGCGACGTGCCGCTGCGGGCGCTGCTCGAGGAGCGCCTGGGCCTGCCCGCGGCCGTGGAGAACGACGCCAACGCCGCGGCCCTGGGAGAGGCCTGGGTGGGGGCGGGCCGGGGTGTGACGGACCTGGTCTACATCACCGTGAGCACCGGGGTGGGCGGCGGACTGATCCTGGGCGGGGAGCTCTACAGCGGGGTGAGCGGGACGGCCGGCGAGGTCGGGCACATGACCGTGGCCCTCGATGGTCCCCCGTGCTTCTGCGGGCAGCCGGGTCACCTGGAGGGGCTGGCCTCGGGACGGGCAATCGCCCGCGCGGCACGGGAAGCCCTGGCCCGGGGCGAGGCCACCTCGCTACGAGAGCTCCCTCCCGAGGAGCTCTCCGCCCGCACGGTGGCCGAGGCCGCCCGCGCCGGCGACCCCGTGGCCCGGGCGATCTACGAGCGGGCCGGGACCGCGCTCGGTGCCGCCGTGGCCTCGCTGGTGAACCTGCTCAACCCGCCGCTCATCATCCTGGGGGGCGGGGTGATGCAGGCCGGGGACCTGATCATGGCCCCGCTCTGGCGGGCCGCTCGGGAGCGGGCGTTCGCCCGGCCGCTGGAGGCGGTGCGCCTGGTGCCGGCAGCGCTGGGCGAGGAGGCCGGGCTGGTGGGTGCGGCGGCCGTCGCCTTCCGACGGTTGCCGCCACCCTTGCCGGGAGGGTAG
- a CDS encoding SPFH domain-containing protein codes for MPFVGTSAILLIAVVLVGFLILYNAIKIVREYQRLVVFRLGRSIGSKGPGIVFLIPLVDRAVWVDLREFFLEIPSQTTITKDNAPINIDFLIYFKVLNPEMSVIQVQDFAGAARGIATTTLRAVIGDIMLDDVLARREQINQVLRAKLDEVTERWGVKVTTVEIREILPPREVQEAMTRQMSAERSRRALVTEADGKREAAIKVAEGEKQAAILKAEGDRQAAILRAEGFALALDKIFAVAQNVDSKTMALQYLEALKALGASPATKFIFPLEFSRLLGPLGDMAGQAFGRPPGEERSS; via the coding sequence ATGCCGTTCGTGGGGACGAGCGCCATCCTGCTCATCGCCGTCGTCCTCGTCGGCTTCCTGATCCTGTACAACGCCATCAAGATCGTCCGCGAGTACCAGCGCCTGGTGGTCTTCCGCCTGGGCCGCTCCATCGGCAGCAAGGGCCCGGGCATCGTCTTCCTCATCCCCCTGGTGGACCGCGCCGTCTGGGTGGACCTGCGCGAGTTCTTCCTGGAGATCCCCAGCCAGACGACCATCACCAAGGACAACGCCCCCATCAACATCGACTTCCTGATCTACTTCAAGGTGCTGAACCCCGAGATGTCGGTGATCCAGGTGCAGGACTTTGCGGGGGCGGCGCGGGGGATCGCCACCACCACCCTGCGCGCCGTCATCGGCGACATCATGCTCGACGACGTGCTGGCCCGGCGCGAGCAGATCAACCAGGTGCTGCGGGCCAAGCTGGACGAGGTCACCGAGCGCTGGGGCGTGAAGGTCACCACGGTGGAGATCCGCGAGATCCTGCCGCCGCGCGAGGTCCAGGAGGCGATGACCCGGCAGATGTCGGCGGAGCGCAGCCGGCGCGCGCTGGTCACGGAGGCGGACGGCAAGCGCGAGGCGGCCATCAAGGTAGCGGAAGGGGAGAAGCAGGCGGCGATCCTCAAGGCGGAGGGCGACCGCCAGGCGGCCATCCTGCGCGCCGAGGGGTTTGCGCTGGCGCTGGACAAGATCTTCGCCGTGGCCCAGAACGTCGACAGCAAGACGATGGCCCTGCAGTACCTGGAGGCCCTCAAGGCGCTCGGCGCCAGCCCGGCCACGAAGTTCATCTTCCCCCTGGAATTCTCCCGGCTGCTGGGGCCGCTCGGGGACATGGCGGGGCAGGCCTTCGGGCGCCCGCCCGGCGAGGAGCGGTCGTCGTAG
- a CDS encoding MFS transporter — protein sequence PFALVLDALSYLVSGGLLARIRRPEDPPDPANRRPVLTEIREGLAVVVGHRLLRAIAATTGTSNFFSSAVGALFILYATGVLGLSPATLGLIFGVGNTGGLVGATLAGRLARRFGVGPTIVGSAALFGAYFLPLLVATPATAAPLLVAGGFVGSAGGLIYNVNQVSLRQAIVPQRLQGRLNATMRFLVWGTIPLGSLVGGALGEGLGLRAAVLVGVLGSLTPFLWVLGSPVRTLRQVPEPDAGAEG from the coding sequence CGCCCTTCGCCCTCGTCCTCGACGCCCTCTCCTACCTCGTGTCCGGAGGGCTCCTGGCGCGCATCCGTCGGCCTGAGGACCCTCCGGATCCGGCGAACCGGCGCCCGGTGCTGACGGAGATCCGCGAGGGGCTGGCGGTGGTGGTCGGCCACCGCTTGCTGCGGGCCATCGCGGCCACCACCGGGACCTCGAACTTCTTCTCCTCGGCGGTGGGAGCGCTCTTCATCCTCTACGCCACGGGTGTGCTGGGGCTCTCTCCCGCCACGCTCGGCCTGATCTTCGGTGTGGGGAATACCGGCGGCCTCGTGGGGGCGACGCTGGCGGGACGGCTGGCGCGGCGCTTCGGCGTCGGCCCGACGATCGTGGGGAGCGCCGCGCTGTTCGGCGCGTACTTCCTGCCGCTCCTGGTGGCGACCCCGGCCACCGCCGCGCCGTTGCTGGTGGCGGGAGGCTTCGTGGGCAGCGCCGGCGGCCTGATCTACAACGTCAACCAGGTCTCGCTGCGCCAGGCCATCGTCCCGCAGCGCCTGCAGGGACGGCTGAACGCCACGATGCGCTTCCTGGTCTGGGGGACCATTCCGCTCGGCAGCCTGGTCGGGGGCGCGCTCGGCGAGGGGTTGGGGCTGCGCGCCGCGGTGCTCGTGGGAGTGCTGGGCTCGCTGACGCCTTTCCTCTGGGTCCTCGGCTCACCGGTGCGCACCCTCCGGCAGGTCCCCGAACCCGACGCGGGCGCGGAGGGCTGA
- a CDS encoding Xaa-Pro peptidase family protein, with amino-acid sequence MEIRPRLQAVRQAMAGEPVDALYLRPGANLAYLTGVRRQQPHATDTNAYADWIEGAYVGLERLVLVVPRMGSEFFLHQARGKPWISDVRVVLEGEDPASVMGDVLHRVAPGARRVAVDDRAWVPTVEALRAAGLQLVPASRLIAPLRMIKTADELEVMRRAAAVADAVYMAILKVLREGVRELDVAHEIDYQFAQHGADYPAFVTGVRFTRPNSDRLPTTRHGQRRLAPGDAITFDFGCVYEEYCSDFGRTAFLGSPPQEVAAMFDAVLEAQRAAMAAMRAGDITAEDADRTARDVLREAGYGDYFTHRLGHGIGVTVHEPPYLETGDRTVLREAMTFTVEPSSRVPNGYACRVEDVVVVTPDSAVPLTQAPRALAVIE; translated from the coding sequence GTGGAGATCCGGCCACGCCTTCAGGCAGTCCGGCAGGCCATGGCAGGCGAGCCCGTCGACGCCCTGTACTTGCGCCCCGGGGCGAATCTCGCCTACCTCACTGGCGTCCGGCGGCAGCAGCCCCACGCCACCGACACCAACGCCTACGCCGACTGGATCGAGGGCGCCTACGTCGGACTCGAACGCCTCGTGCTGGTGGTGCCGCGCATGGGTTCCGAGTTCTTCCTGCACCAGGCCCGGGGCAAACCCTGGATTTCCGACGTCCGGGTCGTCCTCGAGGGGGAGGATCCCGCCTCCGTCATGGGGGATGTCCTCCACCGGGTCGCTCCCGGGGCGCGGCGCGTCGCCGTCGACGACCGGGCCTGGGTGCCGACGGTCGAGGCCCTGCGCGCCGCTGGCCTTCAGCTGGTGCCGGCGAGTCGGCTCATCGCCCCCCTCCGGATGATCAAGACGGCCGACGAGCTGGAGGTGATGCGGCGGGCGGCGGCGGTGGCCGATGCCGTGTACATGGCGATCCTGAAGGTCCTCCGCGAAGGCGTGCGCGAGCTCGACGTGGCCCACGAGATCGACTACCAGTTCGCCCAGCACGGCGCCGACTACCCGGCCTTCGTCACCGGCGTGCGGTTCACCCGGCCCAACAGTGACCGCCTCCCCACGACCCGGCACGGCCAGCGCCGCCTCGCCCCCGGGGACGCCATCACGTTCGACTTCGGCTGCGTGTACGAGGAGTACTGCTCGGACTTCGGCCGGACGGCCTTCCTGGGGAGTCCGCCCCAGGAGGTCGCCGCCATGTTCGACGCGGTCCTGGAGGCCCAGCGCGCGGCGATGGCCGCCATGCGGGCCGGGGACATCACGGCCGAGGATGCCGACCGCACCGCGCGGGACGTGCTCCGCGAAGCCGGGTACGGCGACTACTTCACGCACCGGCTGGGCCACGGCATCGGCGTGACCGTGCACGAGCCGCCCTACCTGGAGACCGGGGACCGCACGGTGCTGCGGGAGGCTATGACGTTCACGGTGGAGCCGTCGAGCCGCGTGCCCAACGGCTACGCCTGCCGGGTGGAAGACGTTGTGGTGGTCACACCCGACAGCGCCGTGCCCCTGACGCAGGCGCCGCGCGCCCTGGCGGTGATCGAGTGA